ACACCCAGCGCGAGTTGAACGCCATCGCCCATCGGTTGAACACGCGCCCGAGGAAATGTCTCGACTTTGCCACGCCCCTGGAAGTCTATGCGCAATTGCGCCATCATTCACCCGTTGCACTTGGAACTTGAAACCGCCCTGTAATTACCTCTACATGGCGACGCCAGTGCTGCTCTTCGACATACCCGAGAGGGGAGGACTCGGCCAGCTTTGTTGAGAGAAGGCCCAGGGAAGCAAGATTCACTTTTCCTTCTTCTCTTAAACCTGTATCAATGAGCAGATCTCCACTTTGATTCACAATCTGATATTCCAATCCCGCCTGCATTCCCCAGAGTGCATGCAACGAATCCAGGGTGTGGGTAAAGTAGGTTTCCAGAGTCGGCAACGCGATGCGAAGTATCAGGGCCCCGATGAATTCGTTCCGGTCCCCTCTGATCGGCGCCGTAAATTGCAGGGTGTGGCTGTCGTGAAGATCGGCTATGGAAAGCGAGGCCTCCAGGGTGTCGGTGGGGGTGAGGCTTCGGACGGGCTCAAACCATGTTGCTCCGCTCAGATCATTTCCGATGCTCTCCGGGCTAGTGGCTGCGATAATGTGCCCGGTCGCATCCGTGAATCCAATCCACTGGTACACGCGATAGGCCCCTAGGACCCATTCCAAATGCCTGGTTATGGCCACCGGGTTGTGTTCCCGGAAGAGTTTGTGTTGTGTCAACACCCGAATGTCCCCGCGGCGTTCGACCAAGAGATTATTGATAGTCCCTGCGATATCGACCGCAGCCATCGCCAGAGTCCTGCCGGCGTGTCCGATCAATTTGGTTTGGAGATACTGCAGGGATAGGCCCGCTAAGAGGACCATAACGACGAAGGTGATAATAGTCACCATTACTAGGCGCCACGATGACAGGGCGTCATCGCGCCGAATACTGTGCCAGGTTTGTGCCGACTTCGTCATGGGATGGATCTCATGGACTCAGACGTTGCCGAGAAGGTCTCCTCGAGTGCTCGGTAGAGCTGGCGGAATCCATTGCTGCAGGGGTGTTAGCCAAGTTCGACTCACGGTACGGACAAGCTTTTGCCGGTTATGAAGATTTCATGAGGGCTAGTACGGCAGCCTTCCATCAAGGATTGTCCTCAGGCGTAGCACAAGGTGTCGCTGTGCTTCATCGGTTGATAAGGCGCCAAACTGTAGCTGCAGGTTCGTATCGGGGGATTTTCTCGCGAGGCAGAAGGTGGATCAGGCTATGGATTGCTATACCGAATCAATCGTATCAAATGGCAGGGGGGGGCAAAAGTCAGTCCAGTTTCAGGTTGGTGCTGTGAGCCGTCTTCGTGCTCCACCTTGGACGATGAGGAATTCGTAGAGGCGGCATTCGATGGCGCCGTTGAAGAGGGGCGTGCGTTTGGTGGGAGCCAGGCCGATGAGCTTCGGAGCCCGGAGGTCTCCGGTGAAGAGATACACGCGCCAGCCGACGCACCGGGTTTTCAGCCAGGAGCCCAGTTTGGGATAAAACACATCCAGATCGGCTTGAGTGCCGAGTCGGACGCCATAGGGGGGATTCATGACGATGGTGCCGGGCTCTTGCGGAGGAGTGAGATCGAACAAATCTATTTGGGTAAGTGCGATGTCATTGGCGACTCCGGCGCGGGTGAACTGATCCTTGGCGGTTTGCACGGCGCGCGCGTCTCGATCTGATGCATAGATGGAGGCCGGAGCCGCTGGCAATTGTTTGGCTTGGGCCTGAGCCTGGACCGTTTTCCAGAGTGCCTGGTCGAAATTCGAGAAGAGTTCAAAGGCGAAGCGCCGACCCAGTCCGGGGGCTATTCTCCTGGCAAGCATGGCCGCTTCGAGCGGAATGGTCCCCCCGCCGCAGAGGGGATCGAGGAGTGGGGTGGTTCCGTTCCAGCCGGTGAGCTGGACGATGCCGGCGGCCAGATTCTCGCGCAAGGGGGCTTCGACGGTGGATTCGCGGAAGCCGCGCTTGAAGAGCGAGTCCCCCGTGGTTCCGAGATAAAGCGTGAGATGGGTGGCATCGAGAAAGGCGTCGATCCGGATGTCCGGGCGGTTGGAGTGTACGCTGGGACGAGCGCCTTTCAGCTTGGTGAAGGTGTCACAGACGGCATCCTTAATGCGCAGTGTGACGAAGTCGATACTTTTAAGCGGACAGTGCTGTGCGCTGGTTTTGACTTTGATGGTGCGCGCGGGGGTGAACCATTGTGGCCAGGGGAGAGCGGAGGCTGCGACGTAGATATCTTGTTCGGTGCGATACGGGACGTGCGCGACTTCCAGCAGTATACGGCTGGCCATGCGACTTTCCAGATTGGCCCGGTAGATGGTGGCGAGACCGCCGGAAAATCCGACGCCTCCCTCGGCTGGGCGCAGGTCGGTGGCGCCGAGGGCGGCCAGTTCCTGTTGCAGCAACGCTTCGAGGCCGCGCGGACAGGGTGCAAAGCAGCGGTAGTTTGTGTTATCCATCCTGATCACCTAA
This genomic stretch from Nitrospira sp. harbors:
- a CDS encoding cache domain-containing protein; the protein is MTKSAQTWHSIRRDDALSSWRLVMVTIITFVVMVLLAGLSLQYLQTKLIGHAGRTLAMAAVDIAGTINNLLVERRGDIRVLTQHKLFREHNPVAITRHLEWVLGAYRVYQWIGFTDATGHIIAATSPESIGNDLSGATWFEPVRSLTPTDTLEASLSIADLHDSHTLQFTAPIRGDRNEFIGALILRIALPTLETYFTHTLDSLHALWGMQAGLEYQIVNQSGDLLIDTGLREEGKVNLASLGLLSTKLAESSPLGYVEEQHWRRHVEVITGRFQVPSATGE
- a CDS encoding IS30 family transposase produces the protein TQRELNAIAHRLNTRPRKCLDFATPLEVYAQLRHHSPVALGT
- a CDS encoding THUMP domain-containing protein, with product MDNTNYRCFAPCPRGLEALLQQELAALGATDLRPAEGGVGFSGGLATIYRANLESRMASRILLEVAHVPYRTEQDIYVAASALPWPQWFTPARTIKVKTSAQHCPLKSIDFVTLRIKDAVCDTFTKLKGARPSVHSNRPDIRIDAFLDATHLTLYLGTTGDSLFKRGFRESTVEAPLRENLAAGIVQLTGWNGTTPLLDPLCGGGTIPLEAAMLARRIAPGLGRRFAFELFSNFDQALWKTVQAQAQAKQLPAAPASIYASDRDARAVQTAKDQFTRAGVANDIALTQIDLFDLTPPQEPGTIVMNPPYGVRLGTQADLDVFYPKLGSWLKTRCVGWRVYLFTGDLRAPKLIGLAPTKRTPLFNGAIECRLYEFLIVQGGARRRLTAPT